One Capra hircus breed San Clemente unplaced genomic scaffold, ASM170441v1, whole genome shotgun sequence DNA segment encodes these proteins:
- the LOC108635138 gene encoding double homeobox protein 4C-like gives MASSGSSSTSSGPVATGSRRRRLVLRLSQKDALQALFQRNPYPGIATRERLARELGIAESRVQVWFQNQRRRRSKQSRSPPSEYVHREGEAGPTSTPTPPSRPPRPQSSSPGDSAREARRKRTVISPSQTSILVQAFTRDRFPGIAAREELARQTGIPEPRIQVWFQNRRARHPQQSPSGPGGAAATTPPAPEDRRAPPAVQSTSPPLRPSPPQESMPPSAAAAAAAAPFGAPAFWVPGTASGVCVGQPLMIFMVQPSPVALQPSGKPPPPAQVAVPWAARSPAVTAPGQPGQGAILPPGQPEAHIPRWPGSPYGEGAAPPLEPQPQPRSLPSSTSLLDELSAAAGVPASPGPSPGAAADHGVDPALPGAPSLLDELLAAAGAPASPGPSPGPSAVAAQQAALAGTPSLLEEILAATGIRATPGPSLGPCAGERARLALPGSPSLQDALLAAPGIPGSPGPFPGSSPVVAGAHPAFPGSPSLLEEILAATATRDTPWSPAGAPAGDEGVEATLEAPLSEEDYQALLDMLPGSPELGPTPKQGDTLI, from the exons atggcttcgtccggctcctccagcacctcaagcg GGCCCGTCGCCACAGGATCTCGAAGGAGGCGGCTCGTTCTGAGGCTGAGCCAGAAGGACGCCCTGCAAGCGCTCTTTCAACGGAACCCCTACCCTGGGATAGCGACCAGAGAACGGCTGGCCCGGGAGCTTGGCATTGCCGAAAGCAGAGTTCAG GTCTGGTTCCAAAACCAACGCAGAAGACGGTCAAAGCAGAGCCGATCGCCGCCGTCTGAATATGTGCACCGAGAAGGGGAAGCGGGGCCAACGTCCACGCCCACGCCACCGTCGCGCCCGCCTCGACCTCAGTCTTCCTCTCCAG GAGACTcggcccgagaggcccggagaaagAGGACCGTCATCTCTCCTTCCCAAACAAGCATCCTTGTGCAAGCCTTCACGAGGGATCGCTTCCCGGGGATTGCCGCCAGGGAAGAACTGGCTCGTCAGACGGGAATCCCAGAACCTCGAATCCAG GTATGGTTTCAAAACCGAAGAGCTCGGCACCCCCAGCAGAGCCCGAGCGGGCCCGGCGGCGCAGCAGCCACGActcctcctgctccagaggaCCGAAGGGCCCCACCCGCTGTCCAGagcacctctcctccccttcGCCCCTCCCCGCCACAGGAGAGCATGCCaccctcggcggcggcggcggccgcagcTGCTCCGTTCGGGGCCCCCGCCTTCTGGGTGCCCGGGACTGCCTCTGGGGTCTGTGTGGGCCAGCCGTTGATGATCTTCATGGTCCAGCCCAGCCCGGTGGCTCTCCAGCCAAGTGGGAAGCCACCACCTCCTGCCCAGGTAGCAGTTCCCTGGGCCGCGCGCTCCCCTGCCGTCACGGCCCCCGGGCAGCCTGGGCAAGGGGCCATCCTGCCGCCTGGACAGCCGGAGGCACACATCCCGCGCTGGCCGGGGTCACCCTACGGGGAAGGCGCGGCCCCTCCGCTAGAGCCACAGCCCCAGCCCCGCAGCCTCCCAAGCTCGACGAGCCTCCTCGACGAGCTCTCGGCGGCCGCGGGCGTCCCCGCCTCGCCGGGGCCTTCCCCGGGGGCCGCTGCCGACCACGGGGTGGACCCGGCCCTGCCAGGCGCACCCAGCCTCCTCGACGAGCTCTTGGCGGCCGCGGGCGCCCCCGCCTCGCCGGGGCCTTCCCCGGGGCCCTCTGCCGTCGCAGCGCAACAGGCAGCTCTCGCTGGCACACCCAGCCTCTTAGAGGAAATCTTGGCTGCCACCGGCATCCGCGCCACGCCGGGGCCTTCCCTGGGGCCCTGTGCCGGTGAACGGGCACGCCTCGCCCTCCCAGGCTCACCCAGCCTCCAAGACGCGCTCCTGGCTGCCCCGGGCATCCCGGGCTCGCCGGGTCCTTTCCCGGGGTCCTCTCCTGTCGTCGCGGGGGCCCACCCAGCCTTCCCCGGGTCACCCAGCCTCCTAGAGGAAATCCTGGCTGCCACGGCCACCCGGGACACGCCCTGGTCTCCTGCGGGGGCCCCTGCGGGGGACGAGGGGGTTGAGGCCACCCTGGAAGCACCCCTCAGTGAGGAGGATTACCAGGCCCTCCTCGACatgctgccaggctccccag agctgggccccacccccaaacaGGGGGACACCCTTATCTGA